From the genome of Neodiprion pinetum isolate iyNeoPine1 chromosome 3, iyNeoPine1.2, whole genome shotgun sequence, one region includes:
- the carmine gene encoding AP-3 complex subunit mu-1, whose product MIHSLFIINSSGDVFMEKHWKSAVARSLCDYFFDQQRRVSSPEDTPPVIATPHHYLISIYRCNMFFVAVCMTEVPPLFVIEFLHRVVDTFEDYFSECTETIIKENYVVVYELLDEMLDNGFPLATESNILKELIKPPNILRTIANTVTGKSNVSAILPSGQLSNVPWRRTGVKYTNNEAYFDVVEEVDAIIDKTGATVFAEIQGYIDCCIKLSGMPDLTLSFMNPRLFDDVSFHPCVRFKRWESERILSFIPPDGNFRLLSYHIGSQSIVAIPIYVRHNISLKESGGGRLDITVGPKQTVGRTVENVNIEIPMPKSVLNCSLVPNQGKYSFDPVSKVLVWDIGRIDVAKLPNLRGSITIQNGATVTESNPAINVHFTINQLAVSGLKVNRLDMYGEKYKPFKGVKYITKAGRFQIRM is encoded by the exons ATGATtcacagtttatttataataaattcatcAGG AGATGTATTTATGGAAAAACATTGGAAAAGTGCGGTCGCGCGATCCCtgtgtgattatttttttgaccAACAACGTAGAGTTTCTTCACCTGAAGACACGCCACCAGTTATTGCAACACCGCATCATTATTTGATCAGCATATATCGCTGCAATATGTTTTTTGTCGCTGTGTGTATGACGGAAG TTCCACCACTGTTTGTTATCGAGTTTTTACACAGAGTAGTAGACACGTTTGAAGACTACTTCAGTGAATGTAcagaaacaataataaaagaGAATTATGTTGTTGTTTATGAATTGTTGGACGAAATGTTAGACAATGGTTTTCCATTGGCGACAGAATCAAATATCCTCAAAGAACTGATTAAACCACCCAATATTTTAAGAACGATAGCTAATACCGTAACAGGGAAGTCTAA TGTGAGTGCAATCTTGCCAAGTGGCCAATTGTCAAATGTACCCTGGCGAAGAACGGGTGTTAAATACACAAATAATGAAGCTTACTTCGATGTTGTTGAGGAAGTTGATGCTATAATTGACAAAACTGGGGCAACAGTTTTTGCAGAAATCCAAGGCTAT atTGATTGCTGTATTAAATTGAGTGGCATGCCTGATCTCACACTTTCATTCATGAATCCAAGATTATTTGATGATGTCAGCTTCCATCCATGTGTTAGGTTCAAGCGATGGGAG TCCGAGAGAATATTGTCCTTCATTCCACCAGATGGTAACTTCCGACTTCTGTCCTACCATATCGGGTCGCAAAGTATTGTGGCAATTCCTATATACGTAAGGCATAATATAAGCCTAAAGGAATCTGGTGGCGGCAGATTGGATATTACAGTTGGGCCTAAACAAACTGTTGGACGAACT GTAGAAAATGTTAATATCGAAATTCCCATGCCAAAATCAGTGTTAAATTGTAGTTTGGTACCCAATCAAGGAAAGTACTCTTTTGATCCAGTCAGTAAAGTACTTGTGTGGGATATTGGAAGAATAGATGTTGCGAAATTGCCCAATCTTCGAGGAAGT ATCACTATTCAAAATGGGGCGACCGTCACAGAATCAAATCCTGCTATCAAT GTTCATTTCACAATCAACCAGCTTGCTGTGTCTGGCTTGAAAGTAAACAGGCTCGACATGTatggtgaaaaatataagCCGTTCAAAGgtgtaaaatatattacaaaagCTGGTAGATTTCAAATCAGAATGTGA
- the LOC124213971 gene encoding transcriptional adapter 1 yields the protein MTSSKELTVARKSLVASLGDNAKLYFEKMKLWFQMKTTKEEFDCEARNIMTEDQVHLHNEFLLCLFNKVQGLASVTTVRTNKHNHTNAHLDKEKMLEKRLRLKRKYKTDKSNFEPADVYVEVLGQSSSLVGDEPIGANHSSAQELLLPDRTFVLARLMLAAWENNMDGAEENTAQIIIAATQVFLKNILTAVITRRKGFSVREGSFIHNIGEPVPSSWTRNTSYITNTSNFSMATNIVEPEGQVPAMKQTLEEAEQANAFALACSTQTTSPTPDPVNVANLQKALKIHKNLINNHTIYATNMERLHTYATHPTWEDLEARKILCKNLRT from the exons ATGACATCGTCGAAAGAGTTGACCGTAGCAAGAAAAAGCCTTGTCGCATCGCTAGGTGATAACGCAAAACT gtactttgaaaaaatgaagctGTGGTTTCAGATGAAG ACAACTAAAGAAGAATTTGACTGCGAGGCGCGCAACATTATGACTGAGGATCAAGTCCATTTGCACAATGAATTTCTACTCTGCTTGTTCAACAAAGTACAGGGGTTAGCGTCTGTGACAACAGTCCGAACTAACAAACACAATCATACAAATGCTCAtcttgataaagaaaaaatgctAGAGAAAAGGCTGcgattgaaacgaaaatataaaacagacaaatcaaattttgaa CCTGCAGATGTCTACGTTGAAGTCTTGGGCCAAAGTTCGTCGCTGGTTGGAGACGAACCTATAGGTGCCAATCATTCCAGCGCGCAAGAGCTTTTGCTGCCAGATCGTACCTTCGTTTTAGCTAGACTAATGCTTGCTGCATGGGAGAATAATATGGATGGAGCTGAAGAAAATACAGCTCAAATAATTATAGCTGCTACTCAG GTATTTCtcaaaaatatactcacaGCCGTAATAACTCGACGGAAAGGTTTCTCGGTGCGAGAAGGATCATTTATTCATAACATAGGTGAACCAGTACCCAGTTCATGGACCAGAAATACATCCTACATAACCAACACGTCAAATTTTAG TATGGCTACAAATATAGTGGAGCCTGAAGGACAAGTACCTGCAATGAAGCAAACACTCGAAGAAGCGGAACAAGCAAATGCATTTGCATTGGCATGTTCAACACAAACTACCTCACCGACTCCCGATCCTGTTAATGTGGCTAATCTTCAAAAAGCATTGAAG ATCCACAAGAATCTCATCAACAATCATACAATTTATGCAACTAATATGGAACGTCTACATACATATGCTACGCACCCAAcctgggaagatttggaggCAAGGAAAATactgtgtaaaaatttaagaacgtGA
- the Pfdn5 gene encoding prefoldin subunit 5: MSQISATEGPMLQQIDLTKLNLQQLTQLKQQLDQELGVFQDSLQTLKIAQNKFQESGTSLEKLTPSAKGKEILVPLTGSMYVTGKLADTETVIVDIGTGYYAQKDIQGAKDYFKRRVNYVTEQMEKIQQIGLEKSKIREAIMDVMEMKIQGQMSTQKELAETA, from the exons ATGTCGCAAATATCTGCAACCGAGGGCCCGATGTTACAGCAGATTGACCTGACGAAGTTGAATCTCCAGCAGCTTACACAATTGAAGCAACAATTGGATCAGGAACTTGGTGTTTTCCAGGACTCGCTGCAGACCCTAAAAATCGCTCAAAACAAGTTCCAAGAGTCCGGAACTAGTCTTGAGAAGCTTACCCCGTCCGCTAAGG GAAAAGAGATACTCGTGCCACTGACAGGTTCAATGTACGTTACGGGGAAATTAGCTGATACAGAGACGGTGATAGTTGATATTGGGACTGGGTATTACGCGCAGAAGGATATCCAAGGTGCGAAAGATTATTTCAAAAGAAGAGTGAATTATGTAACGGAGCAGATggagaaaattcaacaaattggACTTGAAAAGAGTAAAATAAGGGAAGCTATTATGGATGTAATGGAGATGAAAATACAAGGACAGATGTCAACGCAAAAGGAACTTGCAGAGACTGCATAG